Proteins encoded by one window of Bacteroidales bacterium:
- a CDS encoding serpin family protein codes for MKHIILSALLFSFISCGKSEEVKLEPKEIKLSVEQVQIVDGGNRFGFDLFREILNRENPAENVFISPLSVHMALAMAWNGADGPTRDQMTETMYFPHVSEPKINEGFQRLMADLLSVDEKVKMEIANSVWYREGFQVKDSFLSVNRDYFNAEVSELDFANPKSKDIINTWVADKTHDKIKQIVDEITSTHVMFLINAIYFKGMWEKEFEPKDTRNRAFSLAGGDQKEVMTMEMSSGFAYAEREGYHVIELPYGRGNFSMLVFLPDNGSDVNTLLENLDIEEWNALPSEMSFQPEIDLRLPRFGFSFETELKDPLMSLGINDAFIDGLADFSGITDQEIFISRVRHKSFVEVNEEGTEAAAVTSIEFRETSIREPLRFYVDRPFVFALKEKFTNSMLFIGKVMDPGGE; via the coding sequence ATGAAACATATTATTTTATCAGCGCTTTTGTTCTCGTTCATATCCTGTGGCAAAAGCGAAGAAGTTAAGCTTGAACCCAAAGAAATCAAGCTGTCAGTTGAACAGGTTCAGATTGTTGACGGTGGAAACCGTTTCGGTTTCGATTTATTCCGTGAAATTCTGAACCGCGAAAACCCTGCCGAAAATGTTTTCATTTCGCCTCTGAGTGTGCACATGGCGCTGGCCATGGCCTGGAATGGGGCTGATGGTCCTACCCGCGACCAGATGACCGAAACCATGTATTTTCCTCATGTTTCCGAACCCAAAATCAATGAAGGCTTTCAGCGGCTCATGGCCGATTTGCTTTCGGTTGACGAAAAAGTGAAAATGGAAATTGCCAATTCAGTCTGGTATCGCGAAGGATTTCAGGTAAAAGACAGCTTTTTGAGCGTGAATCGCGATTATTTCAACGCTGAAGTCAGCGAACTTGATTTTGCCAATCCGAAATCCAAAGACATTATCAATACCTGGGTTGCCGACAAAACCCACGACAAAATCAAACAGATTGTTGATGAAATCACCTCAACCCATGTGATGTTCCTGATCAATGCCATTTATTTCAAAGGAATGTGGGAAAAAGAGTTCGAACCAAAAGATACCCGCAACCGTGCATTCAGCCTTGCCGGAGGGGATCAGAAAGAGGTCATGACCATGGAAATGAGTTCCGGTTTTGCGTATGCTGAACGCGAAGGTTATCATGTAATTGAGTTACCTTATGGCCGTGGTAATTTCAGCATGCTGGTGTTTCTCCCTGATAACGGTTCAGACGTAAATACGCTGCTCGAAAACCTGGATATTGAAGAATGGAATGCATTGCCTTCGGAAATGAGTTTTCAACCTGAAATTGATCTGCGTTTGCCTCGTTTTGGCTTCTCATTCGAAACCGAACTGAAAGATCCGCTGATGAGTTTAGGCATCAATGATGCTTTCATTGACGGACTTGCTGATTTCAGCGGAATCACTGACCAGGAGATTTTTATATCTCGCGTACGACATAAATCGTTTGTTGAAGTGAACGAAGAAGGAACCGAAGCGGCTGCAGTAACATCAATTGAATTCAGGGAAACAAGCATCCGCGAACCTTTAAGATTTTATGTGGATCGTCCCTTCGTGTTCGCACTGAAAGAAAAATTTACCAACTCAATGCTGTTTATCGGCAAGGTAATGGATCCGGGGGGTGAGTAG
- a CDS encoding VOC family protein — protein MQSLTPNIFVTDIKQTIAFYEQLGFEVVMTVPEEGDYVWVMMSSGSVSFMFQTFESLGSELPEISRQNGGSLIFYIKIENIRSFFENIKNKVTVLKGLEKTFYGATEFSILDNNAYVLTFAENENG, from the coding sequence ATGCAATCCCTGACTCCCAACATTTTTGTAACTGATATCAAACAAACCATTGCATTTTACGAGCAACTGGGCTTTGAAGTTGTAATGACTGTGCCAGAAGAAGGCGATTACGTCTGGGTCATGATGTCCAGCGGCAGTGTTTCTTTTATGTTCCAGACTTTTGAAAGCCTTGGAAGCGAACTGCCCGAAATCAGCCGGCAAAACGGCGGCTCACTAATTTTTTATATCAAGATTGAAAATATCAGAAGTTTCTTTGAAAACATCAAAAACAAGGTAACAGTACTGAAAGGCCTTGAAAAAACATTCTATGGCGCCACCGAATTCTCTATCCTAGATAATAACGCTTACGTGCTCACCTTCGCCGAAAACGAAAACGGATAA
- a CDS encoding SH3-like domain-containing protein, with the protein MKFILISTIVSLFLFSCQGNSGNAKSEAGMDNQKVKVLDVVQTSAYTYLYVNNNTADYWIAVRSMEAREGEEYHIAGLLEMDNFYSKELERNFEKIWFVSEISKNPISLRNGGSEMGGPMSDQKDKAAKDTKIDINLPNHEGSVKIAELYANREKYGSKDVKLVGEVTRFNSGILSRNWIHIQDGSDHNGNFDLTATTADFVNVGDQVIVEGKLTLDKDFGSGYFYSLIIEEARVSKLLTN; encoded by the coding sequence ATGAAATTCATTCTGATATCAACAATCGTTTCTTTATTCCTCTTCTCGTGTCAGGGCAACAGCGGCAATGCAAAGTCTGAGGCCGGCATGGACAACCAAAAGGTAAAGGTGTTGGATGTGGTTCAAACCAGCGCATACACCTACCTGTATGTAAACAATAACACCGCTGATTACTGGATAGCCGTCAGATCAATGGAAGCCCGGGAAGGGGAGGAGTACCATATTGCAGGATTATTGGAAATGGATAATTTCTACAGCAAGGAACTTGAAAGGAATTTTGAGAAAATCTGGTTTGTAAGTGAAATCAGCAAAAACCCAATTTCATTGCGCAATGGTGGGAGCGAAATGGGTGGTCCTATGTCGGATCAAAAAGATAAGGCAGCTAAGGACACGAAAATTGACATCAATCTTCCCAACCATGAAGGCAGCGTTAAAATTGCCGAATTGTATGCGAACCGTGAGAAATACGGCAGCAAAGATGTAAAACTAGTTGGTGAAGTAACCCGCTTCAACTCCGGGATTCTGAGCCGTAACTGGATACACATTCAGGATGGTTCTGACCACAATGGCAATTTCGATCTCACCGCTACAACCGCAGATTTTGTGAATGTCGGCGATCAGGTGATCGTGGAAGGCAAGCTCACGCTGGATAAGGATTTCGGATCAGGCTACTTTTATAGCCTTATTATTGAGGAAGCCAGGGTGAGTAAACTTCTGACAAACTGA
- a CDS encoding ABC transporter permease produces MSYIKQVITVTRWEYGRFFKPKNEAIGIVVMLIVSTVFYFGSKYAFSDKSPEIEIFVHNDTNGTLTEVLKKDFDIQHLPSEQKDSIIRETGVNKNWVLIDINEDALALHAYKNNRDIKKVKSSIDIYHKQNEMQKLGLSPGQLSLVLSSAPIEETYIYTDNSRNRVILAWFFAGLMIMAVFLSFAYQFTAITGEKQLKITEQIVSAISPQVWMDGKILGITLTGISSMITYSFLSIIGGVLFFQFSGLPISAILDYLYFPSIALYLPFALIGVLIWNAILAAIASIITDPNNSGKSSMMMLPIVFVIASFLVIRDPDSGMSVFLSWFPLTSATSMPMRWAITEVGMWQLSGSFMLLLLTFYSLRKIAAKIFRVSILMTGKEPGWAEVYKFMKMK; encoded by the coding sequence ATGAGTTACATAAAGCAGGTTATTACCGTTACCCGCTGGGAATATGGTCGTTTCTTTAAACCAAAAAATGAGGCAATTGGTATTGTTGTAATGCTGATTGTATCAACTGTATTTTACTTTGGCAGCAAGTACGCCTTTTCTGACAAAAGTCCGGAAATTGAAATTTTTGTGCATAATGATACTAACGGAACTTTGACGGAAGTTCTAAAAAAGGATTTTGATATACAGCATCTGCCTTCTGAACAGAAAGATAGCATTATAAGGGAAACAGGTGTTAATAAAAATTGGGTTTTGATTGACATAAATGAAGATGCATTAGCCTTACACGCATACAAAAACAACAGGGACATCAAAAAGGTTAAAAGCTCTATTGATATTTATCACAAGCAGAACGAAATGCAGAAGCTGGGATTAAGTCCCGGGCAGCTTTCTTTGGTCTTATCGTCTGCACCAATTGAAGAAACCTATATCTACACCGACAATTCGAGAAACAGGGTCATTCTTGCCTGGTTTTTTGCCGGCTTGATGATAATGGCAGTTTTTTTAAGTTTCGCTTATCAGTTTACAGCAATTACAGGTGAGAAACAATTAAAAATTACCGAGCAGATTGTATCAGCCATAAGTCCACAGGTTTGGATGGACGGGAAAATATTAGGCATTACTTTAACAGGTATATCCTCAATGATTACTTATTCGTTTTTAAGCATTATTGGAGGAGTTCTTTTCTTCCAGTTTTCAGGTTTGCCAATTTCCGCAATACTCGATTATTTATATTTTCCTTCAATAGCCTTGTATTTACCTTTTGCCTTGATTGGTGTGTTAATCTGGAATGCCATACTTGCTGCTATAGCCTCAATAATTACCGACCCCAATAATTCCGGCAAAAGCTCGATGATGATGCTTCCAATTGTCTTTGTAATAGCCTCTTTTTTAGTAATACGCGATCCTGATAGCGGCATGTCAGTATTTCTATCGTGGTTCCCACTAACTTCTGCCACCTCAATGCCAATGCGGTGGGCAATTACAGAAGTCGGTATGTGGCAATTATCAGGTTCATTTATGCTATTACTGTTGACTTTTTATTCTCTGCGAAAAATAGCAGCCAAAATATTCAGAGTTTCAATTTTAATGACAGGGAAAGAACCAGGCTGGGCAGAAGTATATAAATTTATGAAAATGAAATAA
- a CDS encoding ATP-binding cassette domain-containing protein gives MQNTVLKVKSISKNFSKVKAVKNISFSVEQGDIFAFLGPNGAGKTTTLRILLDIIKADDGHIEWNIKGSSNHSIHASQIGYLPEERGLYPDIPILKSLVYLASIRGMDKTEAKKAALEWLERLELADRAKEKLQVLSKGNQQKIQFVASILHKPAFAILDEPFSGLDPLNQEIFIEFIREINKQGTTILLSAHQMQLVEKTAHKIFLINKGEELYNGSLTGIYETYGNRHIIELHYKSGLTENSLKYIGGVESIEIIDNALVRMTFEQDADMKTILSDLSKLEGIFDVSSHKPSLHDIFLNLVKSH, from the coding sequence ATGCAAAACACAGTTCTAAAAGTAAAATCAATAAGCAAAAATTTCTCAAAGGTTAAAGCAGTTAAAAACATCTCGTTTTCGGTAGAACAAGGAGATATTTTTGCTTTTCTGGGTCCGAACGGAGCAGGGAAAACAACAACCTTACGAATTTTACTTGACATCATTAAAGCAGATGATGGCCACATAGAGTGGAATATTAAAGGGAGTTCCAATCACTCAATTCATGCCAGTCAGATTGGATATCTTCCTGAAGAACGAGGACTTTATCCTGATATTCCAATTTTAAAATCATTGGTTTATCTTGCCTCAATCAGGGGCATGGATAAGACAGAAGCGAAAAAAGCTGCTTTGGAATGGTTAGAAAGACTTGAACTTGCAGATAGGGCAAAGGAAAAGTTGCAGGTGCTTTCAAAGGGGAATCAGCAGAAAATACAATTTGTAGCTTCTATTCTTCACAAGCCTGCTTTCGCCATTCTTGATGAACCATTCTCCGGCTTAGACCCCTTGAACCAGGAAATTTTCATTGAATTTATCAGGGAAATTAATAAACAGGGAACCACAATTTTACTAAGCGCTCATCAGATGCAATTGGTAGAAAAGACTGCTCATAAAATATTTCTTATCAATAAGGGCGAAGAATTATATAATGGGAGCTTAACCGGAATTTACGAAACCTATGGAAACAGGCACATTATCGAATTACATTATAAATCAGGTTTAACTGAAAATTCGTTGAAATATATTGGCGGAGTGGAAAGTATTGAAATCATTGATAATGCTTTAGTTAGAATGACTTTTGAACAAGACGCTGATATGAAAACTATATTATCTGATTTGTCAAAACTGGAGGGTATTTTTGATGTTTCCAGTCACAAACCCTCATTGCACGATATTTTTCTTAACCTTGTAAAAAGTCATTAA
- a CDS encoding DUF2130 domain-containing protein — translation MNEIICPHCKKAFKVDEAGFADILKQVRDHQFEEEILNRLALAEKEKESAVKLAEAIIKNAFQEKLSKKDQELADLKAKKEIELSQKLSQKENELLQLKAKIDNAEVEKKLAVTEATKIIEKERDELANSLKMKETEKELLKKSLTEQYLSELKEKDAIIKHKDEEIALRKDMKLKLSTKMIGETLEQHCETEFNKLRATAFQKAYFEKDNDSKTGSKGDFIYRENDDAGNEIISIMFEMKNEGDETATKKRNEDFLKELDRDRNEKKCEYAVLVSLLEADSEYYNSGIVDVSHKYSKMYVVRPQFFIPIITLLRNAAMNSVQYKAELALVRNQNVDITNFEEKINTFKEGFARNYELASRKFKTAIEEIDKTIDHLQKTKDALLSSDNNLRLAKQKAEDLTIKKLTHENPTMKAKFNELNNQ, via the coding sequence ATGAACGAAATAATTTGCCCTCATTGCAAGAAAGCATTTAAAGTAGACGAAGCTGGTTTTGCTGACATACTTAAACAAGTTCGTGACCACCAGTTTGAAGAAGAAATTCTTAACCGACTTGCATTGGCAGAAAAAGAAAAGGAAAGTGCTGTAAAATTAGCGGAAGCAATTATTAAAAATGCCTTTCAAGAAAAACTTTCTAAAAAAGACCAAGAATTAGCCGACCTCAAAGCCAAAAAGGAAATTGAGTTGTCGCAGAAATTATCTCAAAAGGAAAATGAACTGTTGCAACTTAAAGCCAAAATTGACAATGCAGAAGTTGAGAAAAAATTAGCCGTTACTGAAGCTACCAAAATAATTGAAAAGGAACGTGACGAGTTAGCTAATTCTCTAAAAATGAAGGAGACAGAAAAAGAACTACTTAAAAAGTCTTTAACCGAACAATATCTGTCAGAACTGAAAGAGAAGGATGCAATAATCAAACATAAAGACGAAGAAATTGCACTTAGAAAGGATATGAAGTTAAAACTATCAACAAAAATGATAGGTGAAACGCTTGAACAACATTGTGAGACAGAATTCAATAAACTTCGTGCGACTGCTTTTCAAAAGGCTTATTTCGAAAAGGACAACGACTCAAAGACAGGAAGTAAAGGGGATTTTATTTATAGAGAAAATGACGATGCAGGAAATGAAATCATTTCAATAATGTTTGAAATGAAAAACGAAGGAGACGAAACTGCAACAAAGAAAAGGAATGAAGATTTTTTAAAAGAACTTGACAGAGATAGAAACGAAAAAAAATGTGAATATGCAGTTCTTGTTTCTCTTCTAGAAGCTGACAGTGAGTATTATAATTCTGGAATTGTTGACGTTTCGCATAAATATTCAAAAATGTATGTTGTTCGACCTCAATTTTTTATTCCAATTATTACACTACTTCGTAACGCAGCTATGAACTCCGTACAATACAAAGCGGAACTTGCCTTGGTAAGAAATCAAAATGTGGACATTACCAATTTTGAAGAGAAAATAAATACATTCAAAGAAGGGTTTGCAAGAAATTACGAATTGGCAAGTCGGAAATTTAAAACTGCTATTGAAGAAATAGATAAAACTATTGACCATTTGCAAAAGACAAAAGACGCATTATTATCCTCTGACAATAATCTTCGACTTGCAAAGCAAAAAGCCGAAGATTTAACTATTAAGAAATTGACCCACGAAAACCCGACAATGAAAGCGAAATTTAACGAACTGAATAACCAATGA
- a CDS encoding DUF2027 domain-containing protein produces MKFQPGDKVRFLNSSGGGIVTKIISPQMVSVAIEEGFDIPTLTSDLLKIETQDSGSRIFDKNYRVVMEARESEDSVHYGKTPQPEEEVFERIFQLRKTKGSDSETIWLAFRPQDQKWLITGTLDVCLLNPTDYDVFYSFMLLQADMQWKGMDYDVLPPESGITVATITRDELNVWLEGSVQMLFQKELQPRLVMPVNASFRLKPSRFQKEDNYISNAFVSEKALLVNLTMVKGVESTPESLEGSDLLFDSRVKTEKPKALIDKHRIAAFEAEVDLHISALQDNYTKLANHEILKIQTDYFTKCLESALESQYRKVIFIHGIGNGTLRNTLLEMLKQYTELKVQNASFKNYGYGAIEVVNEKPE; encoded by the coding sequence ATGAAATTTCAACCCGGAGATAAAGTCAGGTTCCTCAACAGCAGTGGAGGAGGAATTGTTACAAAGATCATCAGTCCGCAAATGGTCAGCGTGGCCATTGAAGAAGGTTTTGATATCCCAACACTCACCAGCGATTTGCTAAAAATTGAAACCCAGGATAGCGGATCGCGCATTTTCGATAAAAATTACAGAGTGGTGATGGAGGCCAGGGAATCAGAGGACTCTGTACACTATGGTAAAACACCGCAACCAGAAGAAGAAGTTTTTGAGAGAATATTCCAGCTTAGAAAAACAAAGGGCTCGGACTCGGAAACCATATGGCTTGCGTTTCGCCCGCAAGACCAGAAATGGCTGATCACAGGCACACTTGATGTTTGCTTGCTGAACCCAACGGATTATGACGTTTTCTATTCCTTTATGCTCCTGCAAGCCGATATGCAGTGGAAAGGAATGGATTATGATGTGCTTCCGCCGGAATCGGGCATTACGGTGGCAACGATCACCCGCGATGAACTAAATGTATGGCTCGAAGGCAGCGTGCAAATGCTTTTCCAAAAAGAGCTGCAGCCCCGGCTGGTGATGCCTGTAAACGCCTCCTTTAGGTTAAAACCATCGCGGTTCCAGAAAGAAGACAATTACATTTCCAATGCTTTCGTAAGTGAAAAAGCCTTGCTGGTGAACCTCACGATGGTGAAAGGCGTTGAATCCACACCCGAGAGCCTTGAAGGCAGCGATTTATTATTTGATTCCCGGGTAAAAACCGAAAAACCAAAGGCATTGATTGACAAACACCGCATTGCGGCCTTTGAAGCTGAAGTTGACCTTCATATCTCCGCCTTGCAGGATAATTATACGAAGCTTGCTAACCACGAAATCCTGAAAATCCAGACCGATTACTTTACCAAATGCCTCGAAAGCGCCCTGGAATCCCAGTATCGCAAAGTAATTTTTATACATGGCATTGGCAACGGCACACTCCGCAACACCCTTCTTGAAATGCTTAAGCAATATACTGAACTCAAAGTACAGAATGCCTCCTTCAAAAATTATGGCTATGGGGCGATTGAGGTAGTGAATGAGAAGCCGGAATAG
- a CDS encoding DUF362 domain-containing protein, with amino-acid sequence MSKKHNPTGLDRRNFFKLAAAGSLGALMAPSPLKNVLAQAQANEKPATNIAEALKFPKTENSMPGRFPGRVVQVLNEKSVVNEKPVKSVVYEMLSESMLQLTGAATLAEAWVMFVQPHEKIGLKLNPIGGKLLSTSHEVVESVIEQMLEAGIPKENIVLWDRREFQLHEAGFTPEAYPGIAITGTEKKDADGSYYNKEGKLYSEEMIDRDWYYFAEVEGEYDDYTLPYMVNGGKYSYFTKICTQELDKIINIPILKNAGASITLCLKNLGYGVITNTGRLHAQLWGETSAEVCCFPPVRDKVVLNIVDGLRGCYQGGPGANPQFICNYNTLLVGTDPVAVDRIGYGIVLQKRIEEGIQQEDTPRGRAFMEYAAELGLGEANQENIELKKVVLG; translated from the coding sequence ATGAGTAAAAAACACAACCCCACCGGCCTCGACCGCCGCAATTTCTTCAAACTGGCTGCTGCCGGAAGTCTGGGCGCATTAATGGCTCCATCGCCTCTCAAGAACGTGCTGGCGCAAGCGCAAGCCAATGAAAAACCCGCTACCAATATTGCCGAAGCGTTAAAATTCCCCAAAACGGAAAATTCTATGCCCGGCAGGTTTCCCGGCAGGGTCGTACAAGTTCTTAATGAAAAATCGGTGGTTAACGAAAAACCTGTGAAATCAGTAGTCTACGAAATGCTTTCCGAATCCATGCTGCAACTTACCGGTGCTGCCACCCTCGCTGAGGCCTGGGTGATGTTTGTGCAACCGCATGAAAAGATCGGTTTGAAACTCAATCCTATTGGTGGCAAGCTTTTATCTACGAGCCATGAAGTAGTTGAGAGTGTGATCGAACAAATGCTCGAAGCCGGAATTCCTAAAGAAAACATTGTGCTGTGGGACAGGCGCGAATTCCAACTTCATGAAGCTGGGTTCACACCGGAAGCATATCCCGGAATCGCCATCACCGGAACCGAAAAGAAGGATGCGGACGGTTCGTACTATAACAAGGAAGGCAAGCTATACAGCGAGGAAATGATTGACCGCGACTGGTATTATTTTGCTGAAGTGGAGGGCGAATACGACGATTACACTTTGCCATACATGGTAAATGGAGGTAAGTATTCTTATTTCACGAAAATCTGCACCCAGGAATTGGACAAGATCATTAACATACCTATTTTGAAAAATGCAGGCGCATCTATCACGTTGTGTCTCAAGAACCTGGGCTATGGCGTGATCACAAACACTGGCCGTCTGCATGCACAACTTTGGGGAGAAACCAGCGCCGAAGTCTGCTGCTTTCCACCGGTTCGGGATAAAGTGGTGCTAAACATTGTGGATGGGTTACGCGGTTGCTACCAGGGCGGACCAGGCGCAAACCCTCAGTTTATTTGCAATTACAATACACTTCTTGTAGGAACCGACCCGGTTGCAGTGGATCGCATCGGCTATGGAATTGTTTTGCAGAAACGAATTGAGGAAGGAATACAGCAGGAGGACACCCCACGCGGGCGTGCTTTCATGGAATATGCAGCGGAACTTGGGCTTGGCGAAGCAAATCAGGAGAATATCGAACTGAAGAAAGTTGTTTTAGGGTGA
- a CDS encoding tetratricopeptide repeat protein codes for MHEEFDDFDFDEVLELVRQFEKMIDEGSYFFFDLEELEDIIDHYFQLNDKARSKQALNFAAVQHPSSAGIKLRQAQLLISEDQHDQAMKVLEEVESLDPNNIDVYMTRGIIFSQKKMFGKAIEEFDKALEEADDPGEVCMNIAFEFENQGHYDKAIDYLKKALHINPENEAAIYEISFCYEFSNKYDDAVVFFNSFLDKNPYSVTTWFNLGLTYNSLELYEKAIEAYDFVIAIDESFASAYFNKANSYANMGMYREAIEAYRQTFIFEDPEATTYYYLGECYQKLSRFPEAIDSYMKALEVDPNLPDAWLEMGIAYDELGQVQNAIRSVEKAVALEKDNMEFLYVLAELFSKANRYADAVAAFEKVIHSDYNNSDAWLDYAELLAVNKDIDSALAVLNKAIRAYPKDTLLMYRLAAYRFNGGWIKESIRTLEKALLLDYEMRSEIDRYAPAMLEIPEVLNMIEAMKSLVVKKQRKRQQ; via the coding sequence ATGCACGAAGAATTTGATGATTTTGATTTTGATGAAGTTCTTGAACTGGTGCGCCAGTTTGAGAAGATGATTGATGAAGGCTCCTATTTTTTTTTCGACCTCGAAGAACTCGAAGATATTATTGACCATTATTTTCAGCTCAACGATAAAGCCCGCTCAAAACAGGCATTGAATTTTGCCGCTGTCCAGCATCCCAGTTCTGCCGGCATTAAGCTCAGGCAGGCACAATTGCTTATCTCTGAAGACCAACACGATCAGGCCATGAAAGTGCTTGAAGAAGTGGAAAGTCTCGATCCAAACAATATTGATGTTTATATGACCAGGGGCATCATCTTCAGCCAGAAAAAGATGTTTGGTAAAGCCATAGAGGAGTTCGATAAAGCACTGGAAGAAGCAGATGATCCAGGAGAAGTGTGCATGAACATCGCCTTTGAGTTCGAAAACCAGGGACATTATGACAAGGCCATTGACTACCTTAAAAAAGCCCTGCATATTAATCCCGAAAACGAAGCAGCAATCTACGAAATATCGTTTTGCTATGAGTTCTCAAACAAATATGATGATGCTGTAGTGTTTTTTAACAGCTTTCTCGATAAAAACCCTTACTCTGTAACAACCTGGTTTAACCTTGGGCTTACCTACAACTCTCTTGAGCTTTACGAAAAAGCCATTGAAGCCTATGATTTTGTGATCGCAATTGACGAAAGTTTTGCCTCGGCTTATTTCAACAAGGCCAATTCCTACGCCAACATGGGCATGTACCGTGAAGCCATTGAAGCTTACAGGCAAACATTTATATTTGAAGATCCGGAAGCTACCACCTATTATTACCTGGGCGAATGCTATCAGAAACTTTCACGTTTTCCCGAAGCCATTGACAGCTATATGAAAGCCCTTGAAGTTGATCCGAACCTTCCGGATGCCTGGCTGGAAATGGGTATTGCCTATGATGAACTGGGCCAGGTTCAAAACGCCATCCGTAGCGTGGAGAAAGCCGTTGCACTGGAAAAAGACAACATGGAATTCCTGTATGTGCTGGCAGAATTGTTCTCCAAAGCCAACCGCTATGCCGATGCTGTTGCCGCGTTTGAAAAGGTGATCCATAGCGATTATAACAATTCGGATGCGTGGCTCGATTATGCGGAACTGCTTGCAGTAAATAAAGATATTGACAGCGCCCTGGCAGTTCTCAATAAAGCGATCAGGGCCTATCCAAAAGATACTCTACTTATGTACCGCCTGGCTGCTTACCGCTTCAATGGCGGATGGATTAAAGAATCTATTCGTACACTGGAAAAAGCGTTGCTGCTGGATTATGAAATGCGCTCAGAAATTGACAGGTATGCACCGGCAATGCTTGAAATCCCCGAGGTATTGAACATGATTGAAGCTATGAAGTCACTGGTTGTGAAAAAACAACGCAAACGCCAGCAATAA
- a CDS encoding DUF368 domain-containing protein, giving the protein MMREYVTIFLKGIGMGAANVIPGVSGGTIALITGIFERLINAIKSFNITAVKLLFSGKIKQFVQHTDLYFLLALGLGILLALISLARIFDFLFTKYPVYIWSYFFGLILASVYFVGQTIEKWNTAVVISFIAGAVIAIGISFLNPAVGNENFFYLILCGVAGICSMVLPGLSGSFVLILMGNYHLIFIEAINEVRIDILFPVAIGMVVGLIGFSHLLSWVFRKFRNQTIALLTGFILGSLIIIWPWKEKIMAMNPMGEVLLKDNEPVIARYQPVLPESFSTEVFIAILLIIAGIASIWLIELAARKKSN; this is encoded by the coding sequence CTGATGAGAGAGTATGTAACCATTTTCCTGAAAGGCATTGGTATGGGTGCAGCCAATGTGATACCCGGCGTTTCAGGAGGAACAATCGCACTGATTACCGGCATCTTTGAACGCCTGATCAATGCCATCAAGTCTTTTAATATCACGGCTGTAAAGCTCCTTTTTAGTGGTAAAATCAAACAATTTGTACAGCATACTGATCTTTATTTTCTGCTTGCGCTCGGACTTGGCATTCTGTTAGCCCTGATAAGCCTGGCGCGCATATTCGATTTCCTTTTTACAAAATATCCCGTGTATATCTGGTCATACTTTTTCGGTCTGATCTTGGCTTCAGTGTATTTCGTAGGGCAAACTATTGAAAAATGGAATACCGCCGTGGTAATAAGTTTTATCGCTGGCGCTGTTATTGCCATTGGAATTTCATTCCTGAACCCGGCAGTGGGCAATGAGAATTTCTTTTACCTGATCCTTTGCGGTGTTGCTGGTATTTGTAGCATGGTACTTCCCGGCCTTTCAGGTTCATTTGTACTGATTTTGATGGGAAATTACCACCTTATTTTCATCGAAGCCATCAACGAAGTCCGAATAGATATTCTGTTTCCTGTTGCCATTGGCATGGTGGTTGGGCTCATTGGGTTCTCGCATTTACTTTCATGGGTTTTCCGCAAGTTCCGGAACCAAACCATTGCATTGCTGACTGGTTTTATACTTGGTTCGCTCATAATTATCTGGCCATGGAAAGAAAAAATAATGGCAATGAACCCAATGGGTGAAGTGCTGTTAAAAGACAACGAACCGGTGATAGCTAGATATCAGCCGGTACTTCCTGAGAGTTTTTCAACAGAAGTGTTTATTGCCATTTTGCTTATCATTGCCGGGATTGCCAGCATTTGGCTGATTGAACTGGCTGCCCGGAAAAAATCAAACTAA